In Cupriavidus basilensis, one genomic interval encodes:
- the ppk2 gene encoding polyphosphate kinase 2, with protein sequence MRPDENELIRRIHREVADHYDEELELELEDHHVDTLFGEAGGGLDDDERAARRLYFRELFRLQGELVKLQSWVVETGHKVVILFEGRDAAGKGGVIKRITQRLNPRVARVAALPAPNDRERTQWYFQRYVSHLPAAGEIVLFDRSWYNRAGVEHVMGFCTDDQYEEFFRSVPEFERMLVRSGIQVIKYWFSISDEEQHLRFLSRIHDPLKQWKLSPMDLESRRRWEDYTRAKEIMLERTHIDEAPWWVVQAVDKKKARLNCIHHLLQQMPYEERVQPPVVLPQRERHDDYSRQPVPDNMIVPEVY encoded by the coding sequence ATGAGACCAGACGAGAATGAGCTGATTCGGCGCATCCACCGCGAGGTGGCCGATCACTATGACGAAGAACTCGAACTGGAGCTGGAAGACCACCATGTCGATACGCTGTTCGGCGAAGCCGGCGGCGGCCTGGACGACGACGAGCGGGCTGCGCGGCGGCTTTACTTCCGCGAGCTGTTCCGGCTGCAGGGCGAACTGGTCAAGCTGCAAAGCTGGGTGGTGGAGACCGGCCACAAGGTCGTGATCCTGTTTGAAGGGCGCGACGCGGCCGGCAAAGGCGGCGTGATCAAGCGCATCACCCAGCGGCTCAATCCGCGCGTGGCCCGGGTGGCGGCGCTGCCGGCGCCCAACGACCGCGAACGCACCCAGTGGTATTTCCAGCGCTATGTCTCGCACCTGCCCGCGGCGGGCGAGATCGTGCTGTTCGACCGCAGCTGGTACAACCGCGCTGGCGTGGAGCACGTGATGGGCTTTTGCACCGACGACCAGTACGAAGAGTTTTTCCGCTCGGTGCCGGAGTTCGAACGCATGCTGGTGCGCTCCGGCATCCAGGTGATCAAGTACTGGTTCTCGATCTCGGACGAAGAGCAGCATCTGCGCTTCCTCTCCCGCATCCACGATCCGCTCAAGCAGTGGAAGCTCAGCCCGATGGATCTCGAATCCCGCCGGCGCTGGGAGGATTACACCCGCGCCAAGGAAATCATGCTGGAGCGCACGCATATCGACGAGGCGCCGTGGTGGGTGGTGCAGGCGGTCGACAAGAAAAAGGCGCGCCTCAATTGCATCCATCACCTGCTGCAGCAGATGCCTTATGAAGAGCGCGTGCAGCCGCCCGTGGTGCTGCCGCAGCGCGAGCGGCATGACGACTACTCGCGCCAGCCGGTGCCGGACAACATGATCGTGCCGGAAGTCTACTGA
- a CDS encoding M30 family zinc metallopeptidase: MRQRAGLLAALLAAMSVAACGGGGGDAPAAATASPSVPVASAPVPPTLAPACGGCSAVDANDYSGSGVGVWSASNTTGAPADVPVAIGGVNGKAVTLLYTNGATAQAMPAGLSLSVIQSVLGNLSIQSVSTGQDEQTLRDIGEFNRAGWAAMAGGKQVASLSEIAPPPPLASVVNDTKSWYHTDGTRRAATLVKQVSTADATTVNIWVESTESAPGKVTGTLVDTLAAAFAGGGGIYDMLTSVGGPLWGAHSYSNLIAGSGQPVDIVVLNFDNNNTPFGTVGYFWGLHNLKATSDPRSNESLSLYLDSETLYLGGAAGLKSMKMTMAHEGMHMQNFYRRGVKAGQQYAFDSWLEEMSAMMMEDFASQTIDPTYNAIRDVRFRDYVSYGNGNFNCNMLNFTGFGATCESYSVSGSFGGFLDRQLGLAFYKDLLGRTSSADSKTVLDQAIQAARPDSGFSQELLRWSVTSNSLMPAATSPARYGYPARVDGGFTLPLIDPDLFRASRKLPVAVPATLQPYGSFPVVRSNVGATFSETVRVPAGTTLSVVVY, translated from the coding sequence TTGCGCCAACGCGCAGGCCTGCTCGCTGCCCTGCTGGCCGCGATGTCGGTCGCCGCCTGCGGTGGCGGCGGCGGCGATGCGCCGGCTGCGGCAACCGCGAGTCCTTCCGTGCCGGTCGCCAGCGCCCCCGTGCCGCCCACGCTGGCGCCGGCCTGCGGCGGCTGCAGTGCCGTGGATGCCAACGATTACTCGGGTTCCGGCGTCGGCGTCTGGTCCGCCTCCAACACCACCGGTGCGCCAGCCGATGTGCCCGTTGCCATCGGCGGCGTGAACGGCAAGGCCGTGACGCTGCTGTACACCAACGGCGCCACGGCACAGGCCATGCCGGCCGGCCTGTCGCTGTCGGTGATCCAATCCGTGCTGGGCAACCTCTCGATTCAGTCGGTCTCCACGGGGCAGGACGAACAAACGCTGCGCGACATTGGCGAGTTCAACCGCGCCGGCTGGGCGGCAATGGCCGGCGGCAAGCAGGTGGCCAGCCTTTCCGAAATCGCACCGCCACCGCCGCTCGCCTCCGTGGTCAACGATACCAAGAGCTGGTATCACACCGACGGCACGCGCCGCGCGGCCACGCTGGTCAAGCAAGTCAGCACGGCAGACGCCACCACCGTCAACATCTGGGTGGAGAGCACCGAGTCGGCGCCCGGCAAGGTCACCGGCACCCTCGTCGACACGCTGGCTGCCGCCTTCGCCGGCGGCGGCGGCATCTACGACATGCTGACCTCGGTCGGCGGCCCGCTATGGGGTGCGCACAGCTACAGCAACCTGATCGCCGGCAGCGGCCAGCCGGTGGATATCGTCGTGCTCAACTTCGACAACAACAACACGCCATTCGGCACCGTGGGCTATTTCTGGGGCCTGCACAACCTGAAGGCCACCTCGGATCCGCGCAGCAACGAGTCGCTGTCGCTCTATCTCGATTCCGAGACCTTGTACCTGGGCGGCGCCGCAGGCCTGAAGTCGATGAAGATGACGATGGCGCACGAGGGGATGCATATGCAGAACTTCTATCGCCGCGGTGTCAAGGCCGGCCAGCAGTACGCATTCGACAGCTGGCTGGAAGAGATGTCCGCGATGATGATGGAGGACTTCGCCAGCCAGACCATCGACCCCACCTACAACGCGATCCGCGACGTGCGTTTCCGGGACTACGTGAGCTACGGCAACGGCAACTTCAACTGCAATATGCTGAATTTCACGGGTTTCGGCGCCACCTGCGAGAGCTATTCGGTGTCGGGCAGCTTCGGCGGCTTCCTGGACCGGCAACTCGGCCTGGCCTTCTACAAGGACTTGCTGGGCCGGACTTCCAGCGCGGACTCCAAGACCGTGCTCGACCAGGCCATCCAGGCCGCGCGCCCGGACTCCGGCTTCAGCCAGGAACTGTTGCGCTGGAGCGTCACCAGCAATTCGCTGATGCCAGCCGCCACGTCGCCGGCGCGCTACGGCTACCCAGCCCGTGTCGATGGCGGCTTTACGCTCCCGCTGATCGATCCGGACCTGTTCCGCGCCTCGCGCAAGCTGCCGGTGGCCGTGCCCGCCACGCTGCAGCCGTACGGTAGTTTCCCGGTGGTTCGCAGCAATGTGGGCGCGACGTTCAGCGAGACCGTGCGCGTGCCTGCCGGCACTACGCTATCCGTCGTGGTGTACTGA
- a CDS encoding alpha/beta hydrolase: MPRPRFLPLLLALPLVGLGACSTADVLNGLTQSKAYALSANVPYGDGERARLDIYAPRQPVCPGQAPVVVFFYGGTWNSGEKADYAFVAAALAAHGILTVIPDYRLYPEVSYPDFLVDNARAVAWTRREIASYGGDPQRLFLMGHSAGGYNAAMLALDARWLGRFDMSPALLRGWIGLAGAYDFLPIENRQAQPVFHHPDYPPGSQPIDYADARSPAAFIGVDDGDRLIDPLRNSAQMAARLEQRGVPVRFRSYARLSHTLLIGVFADPLHWLAPVRDDVAGFILQRAGCVSTP, from the coding sequence ATGCCCAGACCGCGCTTTCTTCCGCTCCTGCTGGCACTGCCGCTGGTCGGCCTTGGCGCCTGCTCCACGGCGGACGTGCTCAATGGTCTAACCCAAAGCAAAGCCTATGCCCTGAGCGCCAACGTGCCTTACGGCGACGGCGAACGCGCCAGGCTCGACATCTACGCGCCGCGCCAGCCGGTGTGCCCGGGCCAGGCGCCGGTCGTGGTGTTCTTCTATGGGGGCACCTGGAACAGCGGGGAAAAGGCCGACTACGCCTTCGTCGCGGCAGCGCTGGCCGCGCACGGCATCCTGACCGTGATCCCGGACTATCGCCTCTATCCCGAAGTCAGCTATCCGGATTTCCTGGTGGACAACGCGCGCGCGGTCGCGTGGACGCGCCGCGAGATCGCCAGCTACGGCGGCGACCCGCAACGGCTGTTCCTGATGGGACACAGCGCGGGTGGCTACAACGCCGCCATGCTCGCGCTCGATGCGCGCTGGCTCGGCCGCTTCGACATGAGCCCCGCCCTGCTGCGTGGCTGGATCGGGCTGGCAGGGGCCTACGATTTCCTGCCGATCGAGAACCGCCAGGCGCAGCCGGTGTTCCATCACCCTGACTACCCGCCTGGCTCCCAGCCCATCGACTACGCCGATGCACGCTCACCCGCAGCCTTCATCGGCGTGGACGACGGCGACCGCCTGATCGACCCGCTGCGCAACTCCGCGCAAATGGCAGCGCGGCTGGAACAGCGCGGCGTACCCGTGCGGTTCCGCAGTTATGCGCGGCTCTCCCACACGTTGCTGATTGGCGTGTTCGCCGACCCGCTGCATTGGCTGGCACCCGTGCGCGACGACGTGGCCGGCTTCATCCTGCAGCGCGCCGGTTGCGTGAGTACGCCATGA
- a CDS encoding formate dehydrogenase beta subunit — MSITVFVPRDSSALAVGADAVARAITREAAARGASIELVRNGSRGMFWLEPLVEVQTPAGRVAYGPVTPEDVAALFDADFLAGGAHALALGLTEEIPFLKGQERLTFARMGITDPLSLADYIAHDGYAGLTRALALDGAQIVQEVTDSGLRGRGGAAFPTGIKWQTVRNAQSPIKYVVCNADEGDSGTFSDRMVMEGDPFMLIEGMTIAGLAVGAEHGYIYVRSEYPHAIAVLESAIGIAQAAGWLGDDIRGSGRRFRLEVRKGAGAYVCGEETALLESLEGKRGVVRAKPPLPAIEGLFGKPTIINNVISLATVPVILARGAQFYRDFGMGRSRGTLPFQIAGNVRQGGLVEKAFGVTLRELLEGYGQGTRSARPIRAVQVGGPLGAYLPVSRLDTPMDYEAFAAFGAVLGHGGIVVFDDTVDMARQARYAMEFCAIESCGKCTPCRIGSTRGVEVIDKIIAGDQPVKHVKLVRDLCDTMLGGSLCAMGGMTPYPVLSALDAFPEDFGVAVPAKAA; from the coding sequence ATGAGCATCACCGTTTTTGTACCCCGCGATTCCAGCGCGCTGGCCGTGGGCGCCGATGCGGTGGCTCGCGCCATCACGCGTGAGGCCGCGGCGCGTGGCGCCAGCATCGAACTGGTGCGCAACGGCTCGCGCGGCATGTTCTGGCTGGAGCCGCTGGTTGAAGTGCAGACCCCCGCCGGACGCGTGGCCTACGGGCCGGTTACCCCCGAAGATGTCGCCGCGCTGTTCGATGCCGACTTCCTGGCCGGTGGCGCGCATGCGCTGGCGCTGGGGCTCACCGAGGAAATCCCGTTCCTCAAGGGGCAGGAGCGCTTGACCTTTGCCCGCATGGGCATCACCGATCCGCTCTCGCTCGCTGACTACATCGCACACGATGGCTATGCCGGCCTGACCCGCGCGCTGGCGCTGGACGGCGCGCAGATCGTGCAGGAGGTGACCGATTCCGGCCTGCGCGGACGCGGGGGCGCGGCGTTTCCCACGGGCATCAAGTGGCAGACGGTGCGCAACGCGCAGTCGCCCATCAAGTACGTGGTCTGCAATGCCGATGAAGGCGACTCCGGCACCTTCTCAGACCGCATGGTGATGGAAGGCGACCCGTTCATGCTGATCGAAGGCATGACCATCGCCGGCCTCGCCGTCGGCGCGGAGCATGGCTACATCTACGTGCGCTCGGAATACCCGCACGCCATCGCGGTGCTGGAATCCGCCATCGGCATCGCGCAGGCGGCCGGCTGGCTGGGCGACGATATCCGCGGCAGCGGCCGGCGCTTCCGGCTCGAAGTGCGCAAGGGCGCCGGTGCCTATGTCTGCGGCGAGGAAACCGCGCTGCTGGAAAGCCTGGAGGGCAAGCGCGGCGTGGTGCGCGCCAAGCCGCCGCTGCCGGCCATCGAAGGGCTGTTCGGCAAGCCCACCATCATCAACAACGTGATCTCGCTGGCCACCGTGCCGGTGATCCTCGCGCGCGGCGCACAGTTCTATCGCGACTTTGGCATGGGCCGCTCGCGCGGCACGCTGCCGTTCCAGATCGCCGGCAATGTGCGCCAGGGTGGGCTGGTGGAGAAAGCCTTCGGCGTGACCCTGCGCGAACTGCTTGAGGGCTACGGCCAGGGCACGCGCAGCGCGCGGCCCATCCGCGCGGTGCAGGTGGGCGGCCCGCTGGGCGCGTACCTGCCGGTGTCGCGGCTGGATACGCCGATGGACTACGAAGCCTTCGCCGCGTTCGGCGCGGTGCTGGGGCATGGCGGCATCGTGGTGTTCGACGACACCGTCGACATGGCCAGGCAAGCCCGCTACGCGATGGAGTTCTGCGCCATCGAATCCTGCGGCAAGTGCACGCCGTGCCGGATCGGCTCCACGCGCGGCGTCGAGGTGATTGACAAGATCATCGCGGGCGACCAGCCGGTGAAGCACGTCAAGCTGGTGCGCGACCTGTGCGACACCATGCTGGGCGGATCACTGTGCGCCATGGGCGGCATGACGCCGTACCCGGTGCTGTCGGCGC
- a CDS encoding formate dehydrogenase subunit gamma: protein MSDSAAKPAAGAVRDPVARIVAARRDMPGALLPILHEIQDTLGYVPAGALPEIARALNLSRAEVHGVVTFYHHFRDSKPGRHVVQVCRAEACQSVGSEALAAHAERALGCGFHETTADGGFTLEPVYCLGQCACGPAVMIDGELAGRVTPQRFDALIKACADVAVDQEVQA, encoded by the coding sequence ATGTCTGATTCCGCTGCCAAGCCAGCCGCCGGCGCCGTGCGCGACCCGGTTGCCCGCATCGTGGCCGCGCGCCGCGACATGCCGGGCGCCTTGCTGCCCATCCTCCACGAGATCCAGGACACGCTAGGCTACGTGCCTGCCGGCGCCTTGCCCGAGATTGCCCGCGCGCTCAACCTGTCGCGCGCCGAGGTCCATGGCGTGGTCACCTTCTATCACCACTTTCGCGACAGCAAGCCGGGCCGGCACGTGGTCCAGGTCTGCCGCGCGGAAGCGTGCCAGTCGGTTGGCAGCGAGGCCCTTGCCGCGCACGCCGAGCGCGCACTGGGCTGCGGATTCCATGAAACCACCGCCGATGGCGGGTTCACGCTGGAGCCGGTGTATTGCCTCGGCCAGTGCGCCTGTGGCCCGGCCGTGATGATCGACGGGGAGCTGGCTGGCCGCGTCACGCCGCAGCGCTTCGATGCGCTGATCAAAGCCTGCGCGGACGTGGCGGTGGACCAGGAGGTGCAAGCATGA
- a CDS encoding substrate-binding domain-containing protein, which translates to MIRISILPHLQIRDDSDAASAPLDVSRLVTLLGHIESTGSISQSAQATGLSYRYAWGILRDAQTLFGGALIAKTRGRGSALSPLAQQLVWASKRIAARLSPTLESLASELEIELKKLVDQPGPTLRLHASHGFAVAALHDFLDAHQVRHDLKYCGSLEAVAALAQGACDIAGFHVPIGEFERDMLASFATWIRPETHCLIQLAVRSQGIFVRPGNPKQVTTLQDLCRADVRFVNRQTGSGTRLLLDLMLKARGIDSGRIEGYSNGEFTHAAVAAYIGSGMADAGFGVETAARRFGLDFVPVLKERYFFVIERERLQSPALSGAVAALRSAGFRQVVDALPGYDGSLTGTVLTLEEAFPDRAGPSD; encoded by the coding sequence ATGATTCGCATCTCGATCCTGCCCCACCTCCAAATCCGCGACGATAGCGACGCCGCCAGCGCCCCGCTTGACGTGTCCCGCCTGGTCACCTTGCTCGGGCATATCGAAAGCACCGGCAGCATCAGCCAGTCGGCGCAGGCGACCGGCCTGTCCTACCGCTACGCCTGGGGCATCCTGCGCGACGCGCAAACCCTGTTCGGCGGCGCGCTGATCGCCAAGACGCGCGGGCGCGGCAGCGCGCTGTCGCCGCTGGCGCAGCAACTGGTGTGGGCCAGCAAGCGCATTGCCGCGCGGCTGTCTCCCACGCTGGAGAGCCTGGCCTCGGAACTGGAGATCGAACTGAAGAAGCTGGTGGACCAACCCGGCCCCACGCTGCGCCTGCACGCCAGCCATGGCTTCGCGGTGGCGGCGCTGCATGATTTCCTGGATGCGCACCAGGTGCGCCACGACCTGAAATACTGCGGCAGTCTTGAGGCGGTTGCAGCGCTTGCGCAAGGCGCCTGCGATATTGCCGGCTTCCATGTGCCGATCGGCGAATTCGAGCGGGACATGCTGGCGAGCTTTGCCACATGGATTCGCCCCGAGACCCATTGCCTGATCCAGCTCGCGGTGCGCTCGCAAGGCATCTTCGTGCGCCCCGGCAACCCGAAGCAGGTCACCACGCTGCAAGATCTCTGCCGCGCCGACGTGCGCTTCGTCAACCGCCAGACCGGTTCCGGCACGCGGCTGCTGCTGGACCTGATGCTCAAGGCGCGCGGCATCGACAGCGGGCGCATCGAGGGTTACAGCAATGGCGAGTTCACCCATGCCGCGGTGGCCGCCTATATCGGCAGCGGCATGGCGGATGCGGGATTCGGCGTGGAGACGGCGGCGCGCCGCTTCGGGCTGGATTTCGTGCCGGTGCTCAAGGAACGGTACTTCTTTGTGATCGAGCGGGAGCGCCTGCAAAGCCCGGCACTGTCCGGCGCCGTGGCGGCACTCAGGAGCGCCGGTTTCCGGCAGGTGGTGGATGCCCTGCCCGGCTATGACGGCAGCCTGACCGGCACGGTATTGACGCTGGAAGAGGCGTTCCCCGACCGCGCGGGCCCGAGCGACTGA
- a CDS encoding transporter, translated as MHAGIVEASYGSDPVGLVSGFRFLPGEPGQPIDSAGAAAWLGQPPPGDEFLWLHFNLSHSACERWLKGQLDLPEAFFEALREGSRSTRIERLDTALLAVVNDVIYNFGVATTDISTLWACADRRILVTARMKPLRSVDQLRASVRQGELFHTPLALLVHLLRDQADVLVRIVRETSVTVDQVEDRLLSHRLHGNRAELGSMRRGLVRLQRLLAPEPGALFRLLNRPPAWLQDQDIQDLRSSTEEFSLVLSDLAALVERIKLLQEEIAAKLNEQTNRTLFTLTLVTVLALPINIVAGFFGMNVGGIPLADHPHGFWVLVVLVASFTVLAGRWAFRKQGSY; from the coding sequence ATGCATGCGGGTATCGTCGAAGCCAGCTACGGCTCCGATCCGGTTGGCCTGGTCAGCGGCTTTCGCTTCCTGCCCGGCGAGCCGGGCCAGCCCATCGATTCCGCCGGGGCGGCCGCGTGGCTCGGGCAGCCCCCGCCGGGCGACGAGTTTCTTTGGCTGCACTTCAATCTGTCGCATAGCGCGTGCGAGCGCTGGCTCAAGGGCCAGCTCGACCTGCCCGAGGCATTCTTCGAGGCGCTGCGAGAGGGCTCGCGCTCCACACGCATCGAGCGCCTGGACACGGCGCTGCTTGCGGTGGTCAACGACGTGATCTACAACTTTGGCGTGGCCACCACCGATATCTCCACGCTATGGGCCTGTGCCGACCGCCGCATCCTGGTGACAGCGCGCATGAAGCCGTTGCGCTCGGTCGACCAGCTGCGCGCCTCGGTGCGCCAGGGCGAGTTGTTCCACACGCCGCTGGCGCTGCTGGTGCATTTGCTGCGCGACCAGGCCGATGTCCTGGTGCGCATCGTGCGCGAAACCAGCGTGACCGTGGACCAGGTCGAGGACCGCCTGCTCTCGCATCGTTTGCATGGCAACCGCGCGGAGCTTGGCTCCATGCGCCGCGGCCTGGTGCGCTTGCAGCGGCTGCTCGCGCCCGAGCCTGGCGCGCTGTTCCGCCTGCTCAACCGGCCGCCAGCCTGGCTGCAGGACCAGGACATCCAGGATCTGCGCTCCTCCACCGAAGAGTTCTCCCTGGTGCTGAGCGACCTGGCCGCGCTGGTCGAGCGCATCAAGCTGCTGCAGGAAGAGATCGCGGCCAAGCTCAACGAGCAGACCAACCGCACGCTGTTCACGCTGACGCTGGTCACCGTGCTGGCGTTGCCGATCAATATTGTCGCCGGCTTCTTCGGCATGAACGTGGGCGGGATTCCGCTGGCGGACCATCCGCATGGTTTCTGGGTGCTGGTGGTGCTGGTGGCCAGCTTCACCGTGCTGGCCGGGCGCTGGGCCTTCCGCAAGCAGGGCAGTTACTGA